The Flavobacterium faecale genome has a segment encoding these proteins:
- the tilS gene encoding tRNA lysidine(34) synthetase TilS encodes MIERFKKQLQARFSFLENKKLLLATSGGLDSMVMVDLFRKAKFEIAIAHCNFQLRGLESFGDQNFVQEYAEEHAIPFFLTQFDTTAFANDYKLSTQVAARELRYNWFYEVLQEEGYDYILTAHHADDNIETFLINLSRGTGLDGFTGIPEQNGEIVRPMLSLTRQDILEYAQNEGLQWREDSSNASDKYVRNKIRHHLVPLLKSLNPQFMEAFQKTQSYLQDASEMVEDASTMVYQQVVRQDDEVFYIDLKQLLKLPNYKAYLYQWLKDFGFTSWDDIYELVDSLSGKQIYSSDFRLIKDREQLILSPIVKEDANLSFLVHKEEQDVNLPLKLTLKEVDSITDPSNTSIFVDAEKLVFPLVLKKWIEGDDFQPLGMGGKSKKLSKFFKDEKMSLLEKEATWVLWSGDTVVWIVGKRADERFKVRKQTLKLLNIQLV; translated from the coding sequence ATGATAGAACGTTTTAAAAAGCAGTTGCAAGCAAGGTTTTCGTTTTTAGAAAATAAAAAACTATTGTTGGCTACAAGCGGCGGACTGGACAGTATGGTGATGGTCGATTTATTTCGAAAGGCTAAATTCGAAATTGCAATTGCGCATTGCAATTTTCAACTTCGTGGTTTGGAGAGTTTTGGAGATCAAAATTTCGTACAAGAATATGCCGAGGAACATGCGATTCCGTTTTTTTTGACACAATTTGATACAACTGCTTTTGCAAATGATTACAAACTTTCGACTCAAGTGGCTGCTCGCGAGTTGCGTTACAACTGGTTTTATGAAGTGTTACAAGAAGAAGGCTATGATTATATCCTCACCGCGCACCATGCAGATGACAATATCGAAACTTTCCTTATTAATTTATCCAGAGGTACAGGTTTAGATGGGTTTACCGGTATTCCTGAGCAAAACGGCGAAATCGTGCGTCCTATGTTGTCTTTAACTCGTCAAGATATTTTGGAATATGCGCAAAATGAAGGCTTGCAGTGGCGTGAAGACAGTAGTAATGCCTCAGATAAATATGTTCGAAATAAGATTCGCCACCATTTGGTACCGCTTTTAAAATCGCTTAATCCGCAGTTTATGGAAGCGTTTCAAAAAACACAGTCGTATTTGCAAGACGCCTCCGAAATGGTAGAAGATGCTTCAACGATGGTGTATCAACAAGTTGTTCGTCAGGATGATGAAGTGTTTTATATCGATTTAAAGCAGTTGTTGAAATTACCAAATTACAAAGCGTACTTATATCAGTGGCTGAAAGATTTTGGTTTTACTTCTTGGGACGATATTTATGAATTGGTAGATAGCTTGTCAGGAAAACAAATTTACTCGTCTGATTTTCGGTTGATCAAAGATAGAGAGCAGTTAATTTTGAGTCCAATTGTTAAGGAGGATGCTAACCTTTCATTTTTGGTACACAAAGAGGAGCAAGACGTTAATCTTCCCTTAAAACTGACCTTGAAAGAGGTGGATTCGATTACAGATCCTTCAAATACGAGTATATTTGTGGACGCTGAAAAGTTGGTTTTTCCGTTGGTTTTAAAAAAATGGATCGAAGGTGATGATTTTCAACCCTTAGGTATGGGCGGAAAGTCAAAAAAGCTGAGTAAATTTTTTAAAGACGAAAAAATGTCTTTACTCGAAAAAGAAGCTACTTGGGTGCTCTGGTCTGGAGATACAGTCGTTTGGATTGTAGGCAAAAGGGCAGATGAGCGTTTTAAAGTACGCAAACAAACATTAAAATTATTAAATATTCAATTGGTATAA
- a CDS encoding protein-disulfide reductase DsbD family protein, whose protein sequence is MKKIYFLLLTILAFANVNAQILDPAKWKSSLEKKSDDSYVLTFTAVIEKDWHLYSQFTPDGGPLPLELEFKNQKGNYTLVGKAKESKTRTAFNDIFEVNETFFEGKAQIQQEIKIVNAKLATIDAVLNYQVCKDVCINQEKKFSFSIPGSTLNGSSTIEKPVLDAVSADTLAPSLGEANVMESNIQESVTKSIAINDKEEKKGLWSIFFIAFISGFAALLTPCVFPLIPMTVSFFTKQSKTRAAGIRNAIFYGISIIVIYVVLGLVVTTIFGAGALNALSTNVWFNIIFFVLLVFFAVSFLGAFEIVLPNSWANKVDSQADRGGIIGILFMALALAIVSFSCTGPIVGTLLVEAASKGGIAPVIGMFGFSLAMALPFMFFALFPGFLQSLPKSGGWLNTVKVFLGFLELALAFKFLSNADLVLQLHLLEREVFLAIWIAIFGVLALYLFGKISMPHDSPMTHISVGRAMMGILILTFTIYLIPGLWGAPLKLTSAFIPPLEYSESPHGVGGSGTANGIAAPDGAKIGVHGLTIFEDYDKGLAYAKTVNKPILLDFTGHACVNCRKMENNVWSDPKVLSILKDKVVLISLYVDEQIKLPKSEQTISKTTGNEIETVGEKWTDFMISRYKTNTQPLYVLTDLEGNSLNTAQPTISYVGIDVYENWLNIGIAGF, encoded by the coding sequence ATGAAGAAGATATACTTTTTATTACTGACTATTTTGGCTTTTGCCAATGTAAATGCACAAATTTTAGATCCTGCTAAATGGAAATCGTCCCTCGAGAAAAAATCAGATGACAGTTATGTTCTGACTTTTACCGCGGTGATCGAAAAAGACTGGCACCTATACTCGCAGTTTACACCAGATGGTGGACCGCTACCTTTGGAATTGGAATTTAAAAATCAAAAAGGCAATTATACCTTAGTTGGGAAAGCGAAAGAAAGTAAAACACGTACGGCTTTCAACGATATTTTTGAAGTCAATGAAACATTTTTTGAAGGGAAGGCGCAAATACAGCAAGAAATTAAAATCGTAAACGCAAAATTAGCGACGATTGATGCTGTTTTAAACTATCAAGTGTGTAAAGACGTATGCATCAATCAGGAGAAAAAGTTTAGTTTTTCTATTCCTGGCAGTACTTTAAATGGTAGCAGTACGATTGAAAAACCAGTGCTAGACGCTGTGAGTGCAGATACGCTTGCGCCAAGCTTAGGTGAGGCTAATGTAATGGAATCGAACATTCAAGAGTCGGTAACCAAAAGCATTGCGATTAATGATAAAGAAGAGAAAAAAGGACTTTGGTCTATATTCTTCATCGCTTTTATATCTGGTTTTGCTGCTTTGTTAACGCCCTGTGTTTTCCCGTTGATTCCTATGACGGTTAGTTTTTTTACCAAACAAAGTAAAACAAGAGCGGCCGGAATTCGAAATGCCATTTTTTACGGAATCTCAATCATTGTGATTTATGTTGTTTTGGGATTGGTGGTAACAACCATTTTTGGAGCAGGAGCGTTGAATGCCTTGTCAACCAATGTATGGTTTAATATTATTTTCTTTGTATTATTGGTTTTCTTTGCAGTGTCCTTTTTGGGTGCTTTTGAGATTGTTTTACCCAATTCATGGGCAAACAAAGTAGATTCGCAAGCTGATCGTGGCGGAATTATTGGGATTTTATTCATGGCTTTGGCTTTGGCTATTGTTTCGTTCTCTTGTACGGGCCCAATCGTGGGAACCTTGTTGGTGGAAGCAGCTTCCAAGGGCGGGATCGCTCCTGTAATTGGTATGTTTGGGTTTTCGTTAGCAATGGCTTTGCCTTTTATGTTTTTTGCTTTGTTTCCTGGATTCTTGCAATCGCTTCCAAAATCAGGTGGTTGGTTGAATACCGTAAAAGTATTTTTAGGATTTTTAGAATTGGCTTTAGCCTTTAAATTTTTATCGAATGCTGATTTGGTTTTACAATTGCATTTATTGGAAAGAGAAGTGTTTCTAGCAATTTGGATCGCCATTTTTGGAGTGTTGGCACTTTATCTATTTGGTAAAATTTCAATGCCACACGATAGTCCAATGACTCATATTTCGGTAGGAAGAGCGATGATGGGAATATTGATTCTGACCTTTACCATTTATTTAATTCCGGGATTATGGGGAGCACCTTTAAAATTGACCAGTGCTTTTATTCCGCCATTGGAATACAGTGAAAGTCCACATGGAGTTGGAGGTTCAGGAACAGCCAATGGAATTGCAGCGCCTGATGGTGCAAAAATTGGTGTTCATGGCTTGACAATTTTTGAAGATTATGACAAAGGATTGGCTTATGCCAAAACAGTAAACAAACCAATTTTACTTGATTTCACTGGCCATGCTTGTGTGAATTGTAGAAAAATGGAAAACAATGTATGGTCTGACCCCAAAGTGTTATCTATTTTGAAAGATAAGGTAGTTTTGATTTCGCTTTACGTGGATGAACAAATAAAATTACCAAAAAGCGAGCAAACCATTTCAAAAACGACAGGTAACGAAATAGAAACAGTAGGAGAGAAGTGGACCGATTTTATGATTTCACGCTACAAAACCAACACGCAACCCTTATATGTTTTGACAGACTTAGAAGGGAACAGTCTGAATACGGCACAACCAACCATAAGTTATGTTGGGATTGATGTTTATGAAAATTGGCTTAACATTGGAATAGCTGGATTTTAA
- a CDS encoding ammonium transporter, with amino-acid sequence MRKIILGIILIALSALTFFSSFFLSPANIPAEAAKYDTGDTAWMIVATALVLIMTPGLGFFYGGMVGKKNVISTMLQSFMAMIIVTILWVVIGFSLSFGTSYGGFIGDPTEFFMFQGVDIHTAWGTIPFLLFALFQAKFAIITPALITGAFAERVRFWAYMLFMVLFILFIYTPLCHMTWHADGFFFKMGVLDFAGGTVVHMSAGWAALAGAIFLGKRKIQKVNPARITYVLLGTGLLWFGWFGFNAGSSLGANTLAVQALGTTTVAAAAAGMAWIFIDKILGHKVSAMGACIGTVVGLVAITPAAGFVSIPHAIFIGIFSSLVSNYMVSKFPKGRIDDALDVFACHGVGGMVGMLLTGVFASNKINPAVGDNEGLIFGDSTLFITQLTAMIMVSIFAFLGSYALFFIVNKITPLRVTEEKEELGLDISQHGEYL; translated from the coding sequence ATGAGAAAAATTATTCTGGGCATCATTCTTATTGCCTTATCTGCATTAACATTCTTTTCTTCATTCTTTTTATCACCAGCAAACATTCCTGCCGAAGCTGCAAAGTACGACACAGGAGACACTGCTTGGATGATCGTTGCCACGGCATTAGTTTTAATCATGACACCCGGTTTAGGTTTCTTCTACGGTGGTATGGTTGGTAAAAAAAATGTAATCAGTACCATGTTACAAAGTTTCATGGCCATGATTATTGTTACAATTTTATGGGTAGTAATTGGATTTAGTTTGTCATTCGGTACAAGTTACGGTGGTTTTATTGGTGACCCAACAGAGTTTTTCATGTTCCAAGGCGTAGACATACACACAGCATGGGGAACCATTCCGTTCCTATTGTTTGCTTTGTTTCAAGCCAAGTTTGCCATTATCACTCCGGCGTTAATTACAGGGGCATTTGCAGAGCGTGTTCGTTTTTGGGCATACATGTTATTCATGGTTTTATTTATCTTATTCATCTATACACCATTATGCCACATGACTTGGCATGCAGACGGTTTCTTCTTCAAAATGGGAGTACTTGACTTTGCAGGTGGAACAGTAGTTCACATGAGCGCAGGATGGGCAGCACTTGCAGGAGCAATCTTTTTAGGAAAAAGAAAAATCCAAAAAGTAAACCCAGCTCGTATCACTTATGTATTATTAGGAACTGGTTTATTATGGTTCGGTTGGTTTGGTTTCAACGCAGGATCTTCATTAGGAGCCAACACATTGGCAGTACAAGCCTTAGGAACAACTACAGTTGCAGCCGCAGCCGCAGGTATGGCTTGGATCTTTATTGACAAAATATTAGGACACAAAGTATCTGCAATGGGTGCTTGTATCGGTACCGTTGTTGGACTGGTAGCAATTACACCAGCAGCAGGATTTGTGAGCATTCCTCATGCAATCTTCATTGGTATCTTCAGTAGTTTGGTAAGTAACTATATGGTAAGTAAATTTCCAAAAGGAAGAATTGATGACGCTCTAGACGTTTTTGCTTGTCACGGTGTAGGTGGAATGGTTGGTATGTTGTTAACTGGAGTTTTTGCTTCAAACAAAATTAACCCAGCAGTAGGCGACAACGAAGGTTTGATCTTTGGAGACTCTACCCTATTCATAACACAATTAACAGCCATGATCATGGTATCTATCTTTGCATTCTTAGGATCGTATGCCTTGTTCTTTATCGTGAACAAAATCACACCGCTACGTGTAACAGAAGAAAAAGAAGAATTAGGATTAGACATCTCTCAACACGGAGAATACCTTTAA
- a CDS encoding alanine/ornithine racemase family PLP-dependent enzyme has translation MAFIKLYRKKLQENYAFLDNIFSSRNIDWGVVTKLLCGNTIYIQEIIALGVTEMHDSRVSNLKKIKKLNPNIQTVYIKPPAKRSIERIVRYADVSFNTEKYTIQLLSEEAQRQNKIHKIIIMIEMGDLREGVMGEELVQFYGDILKLPNIEIRGIGTNLNCLSGVMPTQDKLIQLSLYKQLIEAKFDISIPWVSGGTSVAVPLILKNARPMAVNHFRIGEALFFGKDLFTGQTMEGMHSDVFKLFAEIIEITEKPDTPTGELGENVAGHAFTVADDVDFSSTSLRAILDIGLLDMQPQYLQADDEKITIVDASSDMLVIDISNSDTNYKIGDLVSFKIQYMGALYLLNSDYVEKTIE, from the coding sequence ATGGCTTTTATAAAATTATACCGCAAAAAACTCCAAGAAAACTATGCTTTCCTGGACAACATCTTCAGCTCTCGCAACATCGATTGGGGCGTGGTGACCAAATTATTGTGTGGCAACACCATTTATATCCAAGAAATTATCGCCTTGGGTGTGACCGAAATGCACGACTCGCGCGTGAGTAATTTGAAGAAAATCAAAAAACTCAATCCCAACATTCAAACCGTATACATTAAGCCGCCTGCAAAACGCAGTATCGAGCGCATTGTACGCTATGCCGATGTGAGTTTTAATACCGAGAAATACACGATTCAGCTCCTGTCTGAAGAAGCACAACGCCAAAACAAAATTCATAAAATCATTATCATGATCGAAATGGGTGATTTACGTGAGGGCGTTATGGGTGAAGAATTAGTACAGTTTTACGGCGATATTTTAAAATTACCCAATATCGAAATAAGAGGAATCGGTACCAACCTGAATTGCTTGAGCGGTGTAATGCCTACGCAAGACAAATTGATTCAGTTAAGCTTATACAAACAATTAATAGAAGCCAAATTTGATATTAGTATTCCTTGGGTTTCCGGCGGAACTTCTGTTGCTGTGCCTTTAATATTGAAAAACGCACGACCAATGGCTGTTAATCATTTTCGAATAGGCGAAGCGCTCTTTTTCGGAAAAGATTTATTTACCGGTCAAACCATGGAAGGCATGCATAGTGACGTGTTCAAACTTTTTGCCGAAATTATCGAAATCACCGAGAAGCCAGATACCCCAACTGGCGAACTAGGCGAAAACGTAGCCGGACATGCTTTTACAGTAGCTGATGATGTCGATTTTAGCAGTACTTCTTTACGAGCCATACTTGACATCGGATTACTCGACATGCAACCGCAATACCTGCAGGCAGACGACGAAAAAATTACCATTGTAGACGCAAGCTCAGACATGCTAGTTATCGACATATCAAATTCAGATACCAACTACAAAATCGGCGATTTAGTAAGCTTCAAAATTCAGTACATGGGCGCACTTTATTTATTGAATTCGGATTATGTGGAGAAAACTATTGAATAG
- the alr gene encoding alanine racemase gives MHTNSTIELSREALKNNIAFLRKTFDKKTILSSVVKGNAYGHGLSEFVQMANDCGITHFSVFDVEEAKIVYNTLQDKVTVMVLGLVSDEDMEWVVNHNIEFFVFDKNRLNKAIKVAKSSNIKAKIHIEIETGMNRTGFDKKELPSVVSILKKEGGHLVLKGLCTHYAGAESIANYYRIDKQIKRFDEAYQYMCANDLKPEIKHSACSAASMMFPETRMDLVRIGIMQFGLWPSPEVFVNYLNSKKSKIDPLQRVISWKSKIMNIKTVQAGEFIGYGTSFLAERKMIIAVVPIGYSHGYSRSLSNQGRVIINGTRCVVVGSVNMNMMTVDITDVGPVKKEDEVILIGKQGDTAVSVASFSDLSNQLNYELLTRISKTIPRKTKQ, from the coding sequence ATGCACACTAATTCAACTATTGAACTAAGCCGAGAGGCTCTGAAAAATAATATTGCCTTTTTGCGAAAAACATTCGATAAAAAAACCATCCTTTCCTCTGTGGTCAAAGGGAATGCGTACGGTCATGGCTTATCGGAATTTGTGCAAATGGCAAACGATTGTGGCATCACACACTTCTCTGTTTTTGATGTCGAAGAAGCCAAAATCGTTTACAACACATTACAAGACAAGGTGACTGTTATGGTACTTGGACTCGTATCTGACGAAGATATGGAATGGGTAGTGAATCATAACATTGAGTTTTTTGTTTTCGATAAAAACCGACTGAACAAAGCCATTAAAGTGGCAAAAAGTAGCAATATAAAAGCTAAAATTCATATCGAAATAGAAACTGGTATGAACCGCACGGGTTTTGACAAAAAAGAATTACCAAGCGTAGTTTCTATATTGAAGAAAGAAGGCGGACATTTGGTTCTAAAAGGATTATGCACACACTATGCAGGCGCAGAAAGCATTGCAAACTATTACCGCATTGATAAGCAAATCAAACGATTTGATGAAGCCTACCAATACATGTGCGCCAATGACTTGAAACCCGAAATCAAACATTCTGCTTGTTCTGCGGCATCAATGATGTTCCCAGAGACTAGAATGGATTTGGTTCGTATCGGGATTATGCAATTTGGTTTGTGGCCCAGTCCCGAAGTATTTGTCAATTATTTAAATTCGAAAAAAAGCAAAATTGACCCTTTACAGCGCGTAATCAGTTGGAAAAGTAAAATTATGAACATCAAAACCGTCCAAGCTGGCGAATTCATAGGCTACGGAACCAGTTTTTTGGCCGAAAGAAAAATGATCATTGCAGTTGTTCCCATCGGTTATTCGCATGGATACAGCCGTTCCTTAAGCAATCAAGGCCGTGTGATCATTAATGGTACGCGCTGCGTGGTGGTAGGATCTGTAAACATGAACATGATGACGGTAGACATCACAGATGTAGGACCAGTAAAAAAAGAAGACGAAGTAATATTAATAGGAAAACAAGGTGATACAGCCGTTTCTGTAGCCTCATTTAGTGATTTGAGCAATCAATTGAACTACGAGCTACTGACTCGAATATCCAAAACTATCCCAAGAAAAACAAAGCAATAA
- a CDS encoding amidohydrolase codes for MENSNLNISELIALRKDLHKHPKLALKEHNTANRICSFLEKYPPDELITEVGETGILAIYNGSKPGKTVVFRAELDALPIQEINNFEHQSIYEGVSHKCGHDGHMTILCGLAMQLHAVRPETGKVVLLFQPAEEDGQGAVKIAPDSRFQALAPNFIFALHNLPSYPKNQILVKNGTFTCAVNSIIIKLEGKTSHAGEPEKGINPALALAEITASFLGQMQTDITKDNFCLITPIYSKMGSKAYGVSAGSGQTHFTVRSDSNDQMKIIETQLEDTAIAIAKKYQLEIKISWTQSFHANENNTEAVDHVRQSAQVNGFDLAEKEFPFTWGEDFGIFTKLYSGAMFGLGSGELTPALHNPDYDFPDDIISTGVGIFYQIAKQITNAH; via the coding sequence ATGGAGAATTCAAATCTAAATATATCGGAGCTTATTGCTTTACGCAAAGATTTACATAAACATCCTAAACTAGCACTTAAAGAACACAATACAGCAAATAGAATTTGTTCTTTTCTCGAAAAATACCCACCTGATGAACTCATTACTGAGGTTGGAGAAACAGGAATCCTTGCCATCTATAACGGAAGCAAGCCAGGGAAAACGGTGGTGTTTAGAGCCGAGTTGGATGCTTTGCCTATTCAAGAAATTAACAACTTTGAACACCAGTCTATATACGAGGGCGTGTCACATAAATGTGGGCATGACGGACACATGACGATCTTGTGCGGACTCGCGATGCAACTGCACGCTGTGAGACCTGAAACAGGGAAAGTCGTTTTACTTTTTCAACCCGCTGAAGAAGACGGTCAAGGTGCTGTGAAAATTGCGCCCGATTCAAGGTTTCAAGCCTTGGCTCCCAATTTTATCTTTGCACTGCACAATTTACCTAGCTATCCCAAAAATCAAATTTTGGTTAAAAACGGAACGTTTACTTGTGCCGTAAACAGCATAATCATCAAACTTGAAGGTAAAACTTCGCACGCAGGAGAACCAGAGAAAGGAATCAACCCTGCATTGGCTTTGGCCGAGATCACAGCTTCGTTTTTAGGGCAAATGCAAACGGATATTACCAAAGACAACTTTTGCTTGATCACGCCAATTTATTCCAAAATGGGTTCGAAAGCTTACGGGGTTTCCGCAGGAAGTGGTCAGACACATTTCACGGTCCGATCTGACAGCAACGACCAAATGAAAATCATTGAAACCCAGCTTGAAGATACCGCAATTGCAATTGCCAAAAAATATCAGTTGGAAATCAAAATCAGCTGGACGCAAAGCTTTCACGCCAACGAAAACAATACCGAAGCCGTTGACCATGTGCGTCAATCGGCACAAGTGAATGGTTTTGATTTGGCCGAAAAAGAATTCCCATTCACTTGGGGCGAAGATTTCGGAATTTTCACGAAACTCTACTCGGGCGCCATGTTCGGATTGGGATCTGGAGAACTAACTCCTGCCCTACACAATCCAGATTATGATTTTCCGGATGATATTATAAGTACCGGTGTCGGTATATTTTACCAAATTGCCAAACAAATTACCAATGCACACTAA
- a CDS encoding GNAT family N-acetyltransferase, with the protein MEFKIINSATGADTTITDTIIANFLFTHLEEYGDKVDDILKCIAYAMNPDKGGSIVVGMDQGKIVGITILNKTGMNGFIPENILVYIAVDNSQRGKGYGKQLMQKAIDSTDGDIALHVEPNNPAKKLYEKLGFTNKYLEMRLIK; encoded by the coding sequence ATGGAATTTAAAATCATCAATAGCGCCACAGGAGCCGATACTACGATTACCGATACAATCATTGCCAACTTTTTGTTCACTCACCTTGAAGAATATGGCGATAAAGTGGATGATATCTTAAAATGTATTGCCTACGCCATGAATCCTGACAAAGGAGGATCAATCGTGGTTGGAATGGACCAAGGAAAGATCGTTGGAATCACCATCTTGAACAAAACGGGAATGAATGGCTTTATCCCCGAAAATATCTTGGTTTACATTGCAGTTGACAATAGCCAGCGTGGCAAAGGATACGGAAAACAACTGATGCAAAAAGCAATTGACAGCACTGATGGCGATATTGCCTTGCACGTGGAACCTAATAATCCTGCCAAAAAATTATATGAGAAACTAGGGTTCACAAACAAATACCTAGAGATGCGTTTGATTAAATAG